In Opitutaceae bacterium TAV5, one genomic interval encodes:
- a CDS encoding hemagglutinin codes for MTTKRTTISLFMKTEKQSFTRGLLASVLSGLMAVLPSMAYARPTGGKVVAGEASISSGGNTTTINQLTNKAIIDWQQFGINANEAVRFLQPGAASVILNRVTGADASKILGALSANGRVFLLNPNGILFGPGSRVDVAGLMASTLGIRNEDFMAGNYTFTQDPAAQLAYVVNHGRITVADNGFAWLVAPGVENAGIIVAKGGHVALASGKQAYVDFSGDGLVKFRVSGKITEKVIGPDGEPMSSSVSNTGALQAHGGQVLLSGDTARDIVSSVVNNTGVIEANSLADLTGSVQLLARNEGDVLNSGTITVSSAATGSTAGAITLAGENVGQFGTLAADAAGQGDAGSIDLRATHTVAVGSASTTTANAGQQGDGGTILVVGEHSARIGTGAALQARGGALFGDGGFIETSGYRSFEIGAAPDVSAPNGLAGTWLIDPANIEIVSGNTNTNITGTGNPFSSSADTAELGIDNLLTALGTGNVTITTGNVGTQDGSITLSTALAYTGTNDRTLTLNAHNSIFINQAISSGTNKLNLALNAGSNAGGGTGNANGSVTIAADITTNGGSLTTTGKDFTQSSGVLSTGAGAITFNNTGAVALNGSLATTGNFTVANAGGFSFANAIDTGAGNISITTAGGINVAHDLTTTGTASLTATTGHIAGPGLLTADTLNLETRGAQNASIGKVTYGTDGGGNETITLDPLKISAGTLNASTKSGTNGDTTSTGNIIITNTGAGDLTLGAITTNGDRSDTDIASVVITTRNGALKGSGGGTHVDAWSATLDAKNDIGSLNTRLTFLTASTQTSGSITLNNTSDTLYIRDVTVREYGNAALLTEAGDIKAYEITGGGSTPATTTHDGTKDIRITSSGNIGIYGNISATREVDIESTAGSILNVPTGSATGITSNTLKLSAGKGIGQNGNALTTITGGRINATASDGGVYLQEANRLTIGTITASGTDNDVGLAAMGGNAWFGFDDSAITAAGGTVTIAVATGNISTVGTHTSNVITAAEAVLSAKQIGTAGKALKTAVDSITTTVAEQNGITHVDNSTALTSIAATTAGGRVTINSATADLAFDSTNKNLSVTTGTGTSLAFANTAGDLVLTGINLGSNSLNLNAAGSITQSGGHPLVAGDATLVATKNIGTSTTDLSTQVSSLDLKAGQGGIYISQQGGLTLTAAAKGANSDVRITQTGAGDLDLKTVSSAQGGVTLQSSGSILNAAGPGVTNITGNSATLTAASSIGSDAAPLSTKISGTGGQYADFTATANGAIVVENTGDINLAATTHDAGDITFTNSGGIKLGAVTAGAGHDINLTATGQITDGNGDAANLTAKNLALKAGSVGTSSDSLEIAVEKLTVDTTNGGLYLKQIGSSDLYLAYARSASDTSIEASRDIYLGVVEATGKNVIIKAANGDIIDDRMTGETRPNVRAYALDITAKHLGTQADPLELDINVLNATATEGDTFVENLGSLHVTAGSLTGKGVGQAVSIKASSITVFDNNGGTTTLDNNGSLELIAKNGNIVFLNPTDTVAVTGTGTITLEALGTVLPGGETGLVGVIIAGNLKTAGGNITLKASSHISINLLDAGTGNVTVQSGNGLIIDGNGSAVNIIARNVTLSGKSLSDAQAWQDLSKAIADAGDKNLNLNLQTQQKTYEEQLVAMYASFVSLYQTLYNNSVNDVSAKESAVSSAQSSYDAAYWTFYAAGIAFDTANLVASILEIPAGAAQAIPLVGDGGAALALGIAKAVLAGLQVAAGAAEHAVEAMGNNLSDAEHALITAEAALFSNKQHLDDNTGLLNTHTSILNDLTDKQAKAEYALAASKLLNQLAQKAYDDNNVIGTATQALGIQAERVDATAFGQSNIYIESPGSLGIGNLSAQGIDTTIETTAQGDLNILGQSTSTKDIILYSENGAINGSTSGKLVTGDLVAIAANGVGRGTPLNTQVDRIAASGGTGGARFVNDNGIEPLTIDGISVATSNVTRTVTGVSGADDILIETTGDLILNKEVKDTSGTHTVTLEATGGSITGADIVRHVTGGTLNTTAASGIGTAGTPLRTDVAEIIATVTGDGLINIDEKDAIKLTSVTTENGPITVKAGGDIDAVSVVSTTDAAGNTIDLTATSGDITAGTITAGATHGDITLTATAGQVNNDQNTGTKITGHDLTITAATGIGMAGTDANRSLDTDVASLVANVTGAGDINIAETDDLAVKQVATPDGDITIVSATGSLALTQIAASGAGNTVTLKAAGAITDATDAADTSNKITATNLAAIAGTGIGAADNHLEVQVDNLEAYTATGGIYINDLTGDLTIGDVTPGLGLPALEGVKADEGDVVLTTAGNMVINEIVAALDGDATLDATTGSITGADSLTRHVIADTLTATAATGIGAAGTPLRTDVTELIAEVTGAGLVNIDEKDAIKLTSVTTENGPITINAGGDIDAVKVVSTTDAAGNDIALTATAGNITAGIIGAGHTYGDIALTAVAGQVNNDQNTGTKITGHDLTITAANGIGMTGADANRSLDTNVASLVANVTDAGDINIAEADDLAVKQVATPDGDITIVSATGSLALTQIAASGAGNTVTLKAATAITDATADTSSKVSTDNLALIAGTGIGTSANSLEVRIKNLEAATGAGDIHITNLTGDLTIGDVTPGLGLAALDGVRADQGNIVLTTPGSMIINETVAAPDGDVTLEATAGSITGTGPIPPQYHVEARTLDATAATGIGTADTPLRTNIDNLIAAVTGTGLINLEENDDINLEHVTTADGPVTIKAGGDITIDFVDANGTVTLSSDNGSIITNPGGELTGEGLVIDSGSGIDVDTDVDWVDFTVTGTGDIIIREQSGLDLRNVVTANGYIDVRTGLNGQGVGDITATNVISQTDIDRNDITLHALAGDITIHNVVAGQGQNADVVLIADTGAVSTARPGGNPVVADELDVTAVSGINLETTVNAARLVTTGAGSVVINETDAITLADVTAANGPIDITAGGTVTATHVVSATDSAANHVNITATSGDIIVDLVAAGTGQGGDVTLRADGVIRESTPEDAEADIVGNTVNLHAGGDIGLGDAGALEINSNRLNAYSRDGNITLADTGDVIINELHALNGFVKITAGGHIADDNDDTTWIKAKDLVLEAGTGIGEQGPAATRALDTEARTLSASVTGTGGINIAQSSDGLLIHNASTADGDINIIATRGDIDVDLVTAAGLGNTVNLLAHDGAIRDVRNDDLVNITADNLSLNGSNGVGSRDNLLDVATALITAHGGTGGVYINNLREGLVLAGLDTILGDIFLRTPGLLEINDPLINSGGGDISLTTTDTGADTDYIIINALIQATGGNGSVYLDADDTLIQNAAIRVENKGAVEATAGIDIIMGAGTTTTADLDHITYTAGNRIELGRLIASTQPVGGTVTVQAPVIVNNNPAGLAAIAGAFLKVNTAPGVTKGMVEDLIAGRDTASAIWLNQRLVGGLLSRDPSVIGQPRVDSVTYDIGWRPLYESGYENLPVDESAYAGEGFVRQGNSDIWSFIR; via the coding sequence ATGACAACGAAACGCACGACCATCAGCCTGTTTATGAAAACCGAAAAGCAGTCGTTCACACGCGGCCTTCTTGCCTCCGTCCTGAGCGGACTCATGGCCGTCCTGCCCTCCATGGCCTATGCCCGTCCCACCGGCGGCAAGGTTGTGGCCGGTGAAGCCAGCATCTCCAGCGGCGGCAACACCACGACCATCAACCAGCTCACCAACAAGGCCATCATCGACTGGCAACAATTCGGCATCAACGCCAACGAAGCCGTCCGTTTCCTCCAGCCCGGCGCAGCCTCTGTCATCCTCAACCGCGTCACCGGCGCCGACGCCTCGAAAATCCTTGGCGCCCTCAGTGCGAACGGCCGCGTCTTCCTCCTCAACCCCAATGGCATCCTCTTCGGCCCCGGCTCCCGGGTTGATGTCGCCGGCCTCATGGCCAGCACCCTCGGCATCCGCAACGAAGACTTCATGGCCGGCAACTACACCTTCACCCAGGACCCCGCCGCCCAGCTCGCTTATGTCGTCAACCACGGTCGCATCACCGTTGCCGACAACGGCTTTGCCTGGCTCGTCGCTCCCGGCGTCGAAAACGCCGGCATCATCGTCGCCAAGGGCGGCCACGTCGCCCTCGCCTCCGGCAAACAGGCTTATGTCGATTTCTCCGGCGATGGCCTCGTCAAGTTCCGGGTTTCGGGCAAGATCACCGAAAAAGTCATCGGCCCCGATGGCGAGCCCATGAGCAGCTCCGTCTCCAACACCGGCGCCCTCCAGGCGCACGGCGGCCAGGTTCTCCTCTCCGGCGACACCGCCCGCGACATCGTTTCCTCCGTCGTCAACAACACCGGCGTCATCGAGGCCAACTCCCTCGCCGACCTCACCGGCTCCGTCCAGCTCCTCGCACGCAACGAAGGCGACGTCCTCAACAGCGGCACGATCACCGTATCCTCTGCCGCCACCGGTTCCACTGCCGGCGCCATCACCCTCGCCGGTGAAAACGTCGGCCAGTTCGGCACCCTCGCCGCCGATGCCGCCGGCCAAGGCGATGCCGGCTCCATTGACCTCCGCGCCACCCATACCGTGGCCGTCGGTTCCGCCAGTACCACCACCGCCAACGCCGGCCAGCAAGGAGACGGCGGCACCATCCTCGTCGTCGGTGAACACTCCGCCCGCATCGGCACCGGAGCCGCCCTCCAGGCCCGCGGCGGTGCCCTGTTCGGCGATGGCGGTTTCATCGAGACCAGCGGTTACCGGAGCTTCGAAATCGGCGCCGCCCCCGACGTCTCCGCGCCCAACGGCCTCGCCGGCACCTGGCTCATCGACCCCGCCAATATCGAAATCGTGTCAGGCAACACGAATACAAACATCACCGGCACCGGCAACCCCTTCTCGTCCAGTGCCGATACGGCCGAGCTCGGGATCGATAACCTCCTCACCGCCCTCGGCACCGGCAATGTCACCATCACCACTGGCAATGTCGGCACCCAGGATGGCAGTATCACGCTCTCGACAGCCTTGGCCTACACCGGCACCAATGATCGCACCCTTACCCTTAATGCCCACAACAGCATCTTCATCAATCAGGCCATCTCTTCGGGCACCAACAAACTGAACCTCGCGCTCAACGCCGGCAGCAACGCCGGCGGTGGCACCGGTAATGCCAACGGCTCCGTCACCATCGCCGCCGATATCACTACCAACGGCGGCAGCCTGACCACCACCGGCAAGGATTTCACACAGAGCAGTGGTGTCCTCAGCACCGGTGCGGGAGCCATCACGTTCAACAACACGGGAGCCGTCGCCCTCAACGGCTCCCTTGCGACCACCGGTAACTTTACCGTCGCGAATGCAGGCGGCTTTAGCTTCGCAAACGCCATCGACACCGGCGCCGGTAACATCTCCATCACTACAGCCGGCGGCATCAACGTCGCACATGATCTCACCACCACCGGCACCGCCTCCCTGACTGCGACCACCGGCCACATCGCCGGCCCTGGTCTCCTCACCGCCGACACCCTCAATCTGGAGACCCGGGGAGCGCAAAACGCCTCGATCGGGAAAGTGACCTACGGCACGGATGGGGGCGGCAACGAGACCATCACCCTTGACCCCCTGAAAATCTCGGCCGGCACCCTGAATGCGTCCACAAAATCGGGAACCAACGGCGACACCACCTCGACCGGCAACATTATCATCACGAACACCGGGGCAGGTGATCTCACCCTCGGTGCGATCACGACAAACGGCGACAGAAGTGACACCGACATCGCCAGCGTCGTCATCACAACCCGAAACGGTGCACTGAAAGGCAGCGGAGGCGGTACTCATGTCGATGCCTGGTCCGCCACGCTTGACGCCAAAAACGATATCGGCTCTCTCAACACCCGCCTTACCTTCCTCACCGCATCCACGCAGACCAGCGGCAGCATCACCCTCAACAACACATCGGATACGCTTTACATCCGCGATGTCACTGTCCGCGAGTATGGCAATGCCGCCCTCCTGACCGAGGCGGGCGATATCAAGGCTTATGAGATCACGGGGGGAGGAAGTACTCCGGCCACGACCACCCACGATGGCACCAAAGACATCCGGATTACTTCATCGGGAAACATCGGGATCTATGGCAACATTTCTGCCACCCGGGAAGTCGATATCGAATCGACCGCTGGCTCTATTCTTAACGTGCCGACAGGCTCAGCCACCGGCATCACCTCAAACACGCTCAAGCTGAGCGCTGGTAAGGGCATCGGTCAGAACGGGAATGCCCTTACCACCATCACCGGCGGACGCATCAATGCCACGGCCTCGGATGGAGGGGTCTATCTGCAGGAAGCCAACCGTCTCACTATCGGCACCATCACCGCATCGGGCACAGATAACGACGTCGGTCTTGCCGCAATGGGCGGCAATGCCTGGTTCGGTTTCGACGACTCCGCGATCACCGCCGCCGGAGGCACTGTAACCATCGCCGTCGCCACCGGCAATATCTCCACCGTTGGCACCCATACCTCCAACGTCATCACCGCCGCCGAGGCCGTTCTCTCCGCAAAGCAGATCGGGACCGCCGGCAAGGCGCTCAAGACGGCGGTGGATTCCATCACAACGACCGTTGCCGAACAGAATGGAATCACCCACGTCGACAATTCCACTGCACTGACCTCCATTGCCGCCACCACTGCCGGCGGCCGGGTCACCATCAACTCCGCCACTGCCGACCTCGCCTTTGATTCAACAAACAAAAACCTCTCCGTAACCACCGGTACCGGCACTTCCCTTGCCTTTGCCAACACTGCGGGCGACCTTGTGCTCACCGGGATCAATCTTGGCTCCAATTCCCTGAATCTGAATGCCGCCGGTTCCATCACCCAGAGCGGTGGCCATCCCCTCGTCGCCGGCGATGCCACGCTCGTCGCCACCAAAAATATCGGGACAAGCACCACGGATCTTTCGACGCAGGTTTCCTCGCTTGATCTCAAAGCCGGCCAGGGCGGCATCTACATTTCCCAGCAAGGCGGCCTGACGCTGACCGCCGCCGCAAAAGGCGCAAATTCGGACGTCAGGATCACGCAAACCGGCGCCGGTGACCTCGACCTCAAGACGGTTTCCTCTGCGCAAGGCGGCGTTACCCTCCAGTCATCGGGCTCGATCCTCAACGCCGCTGGCCCCGGAGTCACCAACATCACCGGCAACTCCGCGACCCTCACGGCCGCCAGCAGCATCGGCTCGGATGCCGCCCCCCTCTCCACCAAAATCTCCGGAACCGGCGGCCAGTACGCTGATTTCACCGCCACGGCAAACGGTGCCATCGTCGTTGAAAACACGGGAGACATCAATCTTGCCGCCACCACCCACGATGCCGGCGACATCACCTTCACCAACTCCGGTGGCATCAAGCTCGGCGCCGTGACGGCCGGTGCCGGCCACGACATCAACCTGACTGCCACCGGGCAGATCACCGACGGCAACGGCGATGCTGCCAACCTTACGGCAAAAAATCTCGCCCTGAAAGCCGGCAGCGTCGGCACATCGTCGGATTCCCTCGAAATCGCTGTAGAAAAGCTGACCGTGGATACGACCAACGGCGGTCTCTACCTCAAGCAGATTGGCAGCAGCGACCTCTACCTCGCCTACGCCAGGTCCGCCAGTGACACCTCGATCGAGGCATCCCGGGATATCTACCTCGGTGTCGTCGAAGCCACCGGCAAAAATGTCATCATCAAGGCCGCCAACGGCGACATCATCGACGACCGCATGACCGGGGAAACACGGCCCAACGTCAGAGCCTACGCTCTCGATATCACGGCAAAACACCTCGGCACGCAGGCGGACCCTCTCGAGTTAGATATCAACGTCCTCAACGCCACCGCCACCGAAGGCGACACCTTTGTGGAAAACCTCGGATCGCTTCATGTCACCGCCGGTTCTCTCACCGGGAAGGGCGTAGGCCAGGCTGTTTCAATCAAGGCTTCCAGTATCACCGTCTTCGACAACAACGGTGGCACCACAACCCTCGACAATAATGGTTCGCTCGAACTCATCGCCAAAAACGGCAACATCGTCTTCCTCAACCCGACGGATACGGTCGCCGTTACAGGCACCGGCACCATTACCCTGGAGGCCCTCGGCACGGTGCTTCCCGGCGGGGAGACAGGACTCGTTGGCGTCATCATTGCCGGCAACCTGAAGACGGCCGGAGGTAATATCACCCTGAAAGCCTCCTCGCACATCAGCATCAACCTTCTCGATGCAGGGACCGGCAACGTCACCGTTCAGTCCGGCAACGGTCTCATCATCGACGGCAATGGCAGCGCCGTGAACATCATTGCCAGGAACGTCACCCTTAGCGGCAAATCGCTCTCCGACGCCCAGGCGTGGCAGGATTTGAGCAAGGCCATCGCCGATGCCGGAGACAAGAATCTCAACCTCAACTTGCAGACCCAGCAGAAAACCTACGAGGAGCAGCTTGTCGCCATGTATGCGTCTTTCGTTTCCCTTTACCAGACACTCTACAACAACTCCGTCAATGATGTGAGTGCCAAGGAATCTGCGGTTTCTTCTGCGCAGTCCTCATATGATGCTGCGTATTGGACGTTCTATGCCGCTGGTATCGCTTTTGATACGGCTAATCTTGTCGCATCCATCCTTGAGATACCCGCAGGGGCAGCCCAGGCGATTCCGCTTGTTGGCGATGGAGGCGCCGCACTTGCCCTGGGCATTGCAAAGGCCGTTTTGGCCGGTTTGCAGGTGGCGGCCGGTGCAGCCGAGCATGCGGTGGAAGCAATGGGAAACAACCTTTCCGATGCGGAACACGCGTTGATCACAGCGGAGGCTGCATTATTTTCAAACAAGCAACATCTGGATGACAATACAGGTCTGCTGAACACCCATACCTCGATCCTGAATGACCTGACCGACAAGCAGGCCAAGGCCGAATACGCCCTTGCTGCGAGCAAGCTGCTCAATCAACTCGCCCAAAAGGCCTATGACGACAACAACGTCATCGGCACTGCTACCCAGGCGCTCGGCATTCAGGCCGAGCGGGTCGATGCCACGGCTTTCGGCCAGAGCAACATCTACATCGAATCGCCGGGCAGCCTCGGCATCGGCAACCTCTCCGCTCAAGGGATCGATACCACCATCGAAACCACGGCCCAAGGCGACCTCAATATCCTCGGTCAATCCACCAGCACGAAGGATATCATCCTCTACTCCGAAAACGGAGCCATCAACGGCTCGACAAGTGGCAAGCTCGTCACCGGCGATCTTGTCGCCATCGCTGCCAACGGTGTTGGCAGGGGCACCCCGCTCAACACCCAGGTTGACCGAATTGCGGCCTCCGGAGGCACCGGAGGAGCCAGGTTTGTCAACGACAACGGCATCGAGCCCCTCACCATCGACGGAATCAGCGTCGCCACCAGCAATGTGACGCGGACCGTCACCGGTGTCAGCGGTGCTGACGACATCCTCATCGAGACCACCGGTGACCTCATTCTGAACAAGGAAGTCAAGGACACTTCCGGCACGCATACCGTCACGCTTGAGGCGACCGGTGGTTCGATCACGGGCGCGGACATTGTCCGTCACGTTACCGGAGGCACGCTCAATACGACGGCGGCGAGCGGCATCGGGACAGCCGGCACGCCGTTGCGCACGGACGTTGCCGAAATCATCGCCACCGTTACCGGTGACGGGCTGATCAACATCGACGAGAAAGATGCGATCAAGCTGACGAGCGTGACCACGGAGAACGGCCCGATCACGGTGAAAGCCGGAGGAGATATCGACGCGGTCAGCGTGGTATCGACGACTGACGCAGCGGGCAACACGATCGACCTCACCGCGACCAGCGGAGACATCACCGCTGGCACGATCACCGCCGGAGCCACTCACGGCGACATCACGCTGACAGCCACGGCCGGCCAGGTGAACAACGATCAGAATACCGGCACGAAGATCACCGGTCACGACCTCACGATCACGGCCGCGACCGGCATCGGCATGGCGGGAACCGATGCGAACCGCTCGCTGGACACCGACGTGGCCAGCCTGGTTGCCAACGTCACGGGCGCTGGAGATATCAACATTGCCGAGACGGATGATCTTGCTGTGAAGCAGGTCGCCACCCCCGACGGCGACATCACCATCGTCAGCGCCACCGGCAGCCTGGCCCTCACGCAAATCGCAGCGTCCGGCGCCGGCAACACGGTGACGCTGAAAGCCGCCGGTGCGATCACGGACGCGACGGATGCCGCCGACACGAGCAACAAGATAACGGCGACGAACCTTGCGGCGATTGCCGGGACCGGCATCGGAGCCGCGGACAACCACCTTGAAGTGCAGGTTGATAACCTTGAGGCCTACACCGCGACGGGAGGCATCTACATCAATGATCTCACGGGTGATCTGACGATCGGGGATGTAACACCCGGTCTGGGACTGCCTGCCCTTGAAGGAGTCAAGGCAGACGAAGGCGACGTGGTGCTGACGACGGCAGGCAATATGGTGATCAACGAGATCGTGGCCGCCCTCGACGGCGACGCGACGCTCGATGCGACCACCGGCTCCATTACAGGCGCGGACAGCCTCACGCGTCACGTCATTGCGGATACGCTGACGGCGACGGCGGCGACCGGGATCGGGGCAGCCGGCACGCCGCTGCGCACAGACGTTACCGAACTCATCGCAGAGGTGACTGGCGCCGGCCTCGTCAACATCGACGAGAAGGACGCGATCAAGCTGACGAGCGTGACCACGGAGAACGGCCCGATCACGATCAATGCCGGTGGTGACATCGATGCCGTCAAGGTCGTTTCCACCACCGACGCGGCAGGCAATGACATCGCGCTCACCGCCACCGCGGGCAACATTACCGCAGGAATCATCGGCGCCGGCCACACATACGGTGACATTGCCCTCACCGCTGTCGCCGGCCAGGTGAACAACGACCAGAACACTGGCACGAAAATCACCGGCCATGACCTCACGATCACCGCAGCCAATGGTATCGGCATGACTGGCGCCGATGCGAACCGCTCGCTGGACACCAACGTGGCCAGCCTGGTTGCCAACGTCACGGATGCGGGTGATATCAACATTGCCGAGGCCGACGATCTTGCCGTGAAGCAGGTCGCCACCCCCGACGGCGACATCACCATCGTCAGCGCCACCGGCAGCCTGGCCCTCACGCAAATCGCAGCGTCCGGCGCCGGCAACACGGTGACACTGAAAGCCGCGACGGCCATCACCGACGCCACCGCCGACACCAGCAGCAAAGTCAGTACGGACAATCTGGCGCTCATCGCCGGCACCGGCATCGGCACATCCGCCAACTCCCTCGAAGTCCGGATCAAAAACCTCGAGGCGGCCACCGGCGCCGGTGATATCCACATCACCAACCTCACCGGTGATCTCACCATCGGAGATGTCACGCCGGGCCTCGGCCTCGCCGCCCTCGACGGCGTCAGGGCCGACCAGGGCAACATTGTCCTCACCACCCCGGGCAGCATGATCATCAACGAGACCGTGGCCGCCCCCGATGGCGACGTCACGCTCGAGGCGACCGCCGGCTCCATTACGGGTACCGGTCCCATTCCTCCGCAGTACCACGTCGAGGCCAGAACCCTTGATGCGACCGCCGCCACCGGTATCGGTACCGCCGATACACCGTTGCGCACCAACATCGACAACCTCATCGCCGCCGTCACCGGCACCGGTCTCATCAACCTGGAGGAGAATGACGACATCAACCTTGAGCATGTCACCACCGCCGACGGTCCCGTTACCATCAAGGCCGGAGGCGACATCACGATCGATTTCGTGGACGCCAACGGCACCGTGACGCTCTCCTCCGACAATGGGTCCATCATCACCAATCCCGGAGGTGAACTCACCGGCGAGGGGCTTGTCATCGACTCGGGCTCCGGCATCGATGTGGATACCGACGTTGACTGGGTTGATTTCACCGTCACCGGCACGGGTGACATTATCATCCGCGAGCAAAGCGGCCTCGACCTCCGCAATGTCGTCACCGCAAACGGATACATTGACGTCAGGACCGGTCTCAATGGCCAGGGCGTCGGTGACATCACGGCGACCAATGTCATTTCCCAAACCGACATCGATCGCAACGACATCACCCTCCATGCCCTTGCCGGTGACATCACCATTCACAACGTCGTTGCCGGCCAGGGGCAGAACGCCGATGTTGTCCTCATCGCTGATACTGGCGCCGTGAGCACCGCCCGGCCCGGAGGCAATCCGGTCGTCGCCGACGAACTCGATGTCACCGCCGTTTCCGGTATCAATCTGGAAACTACGGTCAACGCCGCCCGCCTTGTCACTACGGGCGCCGGTTCCGTTGTTATCAACGAAACCGACGCCATCACCCTGGCCGACGTCACCGCCGCCAATGGTCCGATCGACATCACCGCCGGTGGCACCGTTACCGCGACCCACGTTGTTTCCGCCACCGATTCCGCTGCCAACCATGTCAACATTACCGCCACCTCGGGCGATATCATTGTCGATCTCGTTGCGGCCGGCACGGGCCAGGGCGGCGACGTTACGCTCCGGGCCGATGGCGTGATCCGCGAAAGCACACCCGAGGATGCCGAAGCCGACATCGTCGGCAACACCGTCAATCTCCATGCCGGAGGCGATATCGGTCTTGGCGATGCGGGGGCTCTCGAAATCAACAGCAACCGCCTGAACGCCTACTCGCGCGACGGCAACATCACCCTTGCCGATACCGGTGACGTCATCATCAACGAACTCCACGCCCTCAATGGTTTTGTCAAAATCACTGCCGGCGGTCACATCGCCGACGACAACGACGACACCACCTGGATCAAGGCGAAGGATCTTGTTCTCGAAGCTGGCACCGGTATCGGAGAGCAAGGCCCCGCCGCCACCCGCGCCCTCGACACCGAAGCCCGCACCCTCAGCGCCTCGGTCACGGGAACCGGAGGCATCAACATCGCCCAGTCGTCCGACGGGCTCCTGATCCACAATGCCTCCACGGCGGACGGTGACATCAACATCATTGCCACCAGAGGTGACATCGACGTGGACCTCGTCACGGCCGCCGGCCTTGGCAACACTGTCAATCTTCTGGCTCACGACGGTGCCATCCGTGACGTCCGCAACGACGATCTCGTCAACATTACCGCTGATAACCTCAGCCTCAACGGGTCGAACGGTGTTGGATCGAGGGACAATCTCCTTGATGTCGCCACCGCGCTTATCACGGCGCATGGCGGCACCGGTGGTGTTTATATCAATAACCTCCGCGAAGGTCTCGTTCTTGCGGGTCTGGATACCATCCTCGGTGATATCTTCCTCCGCACGCCCGGCCTCCTGGAAATCAACGATCCTCTCATCAATTCGGGCGGGGGAGACATCTCCCTCACCACCACAGACACCGGTGCAGATACCGACTACATCATCATCAACGCCCTCATCCAGGCGACCGGTGGCAACGGCAGCGTTTACCTCGATGCCGACGACACCCTGATCCAGAACGCCGCCATCCGCGTCGAGAACAAGGGGGCAGTCGAAGCCACCGCCGGGATCGACATCATCATGGGAGCCGGCACCACCACGACCGCCGACCTCGACCACATCACCTATACGGCGGGCAACCGGATCGAACTCGGCCGCCTGATCGCCTCGACGCAACCCGTCGGCGGCACCGTCACGGTGCAGGCCCCGGTGATCGTCAACAACAACCCTGCCGGCCTCGCCGCCATTGCCGGAGCCTTCCTCAAGGTCAACACCGCCCCTGGTGTTACCAAGGGCATGGTTGAGGATCTGATTGCCGGCCGCGATACTGCTTCCGCCATCTGGCTCAACCAGCGTCTGGTGGGCGGTCTTCTCAGCCGCGATCCCTCCGTCATCGGCCAGCCTCGTGTGGATTCCGTCACCTACGACATCGGATGGCGGCCCCTCTACGAGTCCGGTTATGAGAATCTGCCGGTTGATGAGAGTGCCTATGCGGGTGAAGGATTCGTTCGTCAGGGGAATTCCGACATCTGGAGCTTTATTCGTTGA